A region of the Sardina pilchardus chromosome 3, fSarPil1.1, whole genome shotgun sequence genome:
ATTTTAGAGACCCTGGAGAGGAAAACATTTTGGAGAAGCACACTCTGCATCTTTATCTCAAGAGTAGTAAAGCTATTTTGGTGCGCCACGTCTGTTTATTTTGTATGCAGGAGTAATCGTGTGTCTCCTGTTTCCCCAGCCTCTGGCAGCAGAGTTGGTTTGTTGAGGGTTTTGCGGAGGGACTAGCCAGAGAGTAGTGCAGCCATGGGGGAGCTGTTCCGCAGCGAGGAGATGACGCTGGCCCAGCTCTTCCTCCAGTCTGAGTCGGCCTACTGCTGCGTCAGCGAGCTGGGCGAGATCGGCATGGTCCAGTTCAGAGACGTGAGTAGCGCACAGACATGCAACCGCTCATCCTCacacagtcctctctctctctctttcctctctttcctctctttctctctaacctctctctctctaacagactcacaagcacacacactgcgaTATTCACACACTAttgttccctctctgtctttgttgaTCTCTGTTTATGGGAAATGTCATCTAACTTGGAGGATAATACCTAAGCCATGACCAAATGGGAAAAATTAGTAAATTATCTAGCAAGAGACATGGATGAGTGCATGTATAgacaactgtgtgtgtactgaattGAATGCATTGAGTATTGAGtatttacgcacacacacacaaggtttcAGGAGATCATGAGGATGGCATAGGGCTTGTTGCTCGGGCATGCTGAGATGCTGACTGcattgtgcctgtctgtgtcttcATAGCTGAATCCAGACGTGAAcgtgttccagaggaagtttgTGAACGAAGTGCGTCGCTGTGAGGAGATGGACCGCAAACTGAGTAAGGATCATTCTGTCCCCAAAAGAGCCCAGTTCCTCTTTGGCTcctttttgtttattatttacctcactctccctctctcaccctctctctctctctcatacacacacacacacacacgcacacgcacacgcacacgcacacgcacacgcacacacgcacacacacacacacacacactcatacagacatacacacaaataaacattgatTTCCTGTTTTGTGTCAGGGTTTGTGGAAAAGGAGATAAAGAGAGCCAACATCCCCGTTGTTGACACTGGAGAGAACCCAGAGATTCCTCTCCCCAGAGACATGATTGACCTTGAGGTAAAGGTTCAAATCATCAATGCATTTAGGCGAGCAGAGGCTCTGTTTGACAACATTTCCTCTTTAATGACCTTTTGACCTCTGTGGAATCTTGCCAGGCCACCTTTGAGAAGCTGGAGAATGAGCTGAAGGAGATCAACACCAACCAGGAGGCGCTGAAGAAGAACTTCCTGGAGCTCACCGAGCTCAAGCACATCCTGAGGCGCACCCAGCAGTTCTTCGATGAGGTCAGGGCTGGCAGTGCAAGTGGAAGTGGAAGTAGAAGTGGAAGAGTATGTGTTGTCGCTGACTGTGAGACTTTTCCTGCATGCCGGCTTGTCTGGGCACAGATAACCCCTAATTAGCTGCATTGCTGCATTACAATATGAGGGACGTCCAGAGCACAATGGGAGGATGTATCTGTCCCACATATATTggtgtcacacatacacactcacacactctcagctcAGCACTCAAAGTGTGGTTATGCCTCTTCCCTTTACTTCCTGTGGGCTCGTCATTTCCAGCTTACGCCCCTTTCCAGTTCTGCAGGTTTCCATCTGTCTGTTTGGTTATACAGCTCGTCACAGTAATAGGAAGCTGCACCTTGTGATTTCTTTGTTTCCCCAGCCAATCCCCGCTGGGCTTGTTTTTTCTCCTTCACCAGGCCCATCCCTCTGTCGCTCATGTCCCTGTGACCAGACCTGACTGTATTATTGCACCTTTTACAAGCGCTCACGAGGTGTAATGAGGGTAGATAAACTACTGTCTCCCATGGACAATCATTGATCCCTTCAAATGCTACACGGATGGAGTTCTCTACCCTCACCGTGTCACATCAGAGTCCGTCCGGTTAAACATTCACCTAAATGGCATTCTGTTGTCTTCTCCAACGTGCCCCATACTGCTCAGCCATTTGTCTCTCATTCCACACTATAACAAACAACTGAATGTGTACATACACTCCTAGTTTAGTATTATTCAGAGATGCATGTGCTCAcgtgctaaccatgttaaccatgctaattGTTAAGCTTTAACAGTGGGCTGATTCATGCATGTAAAGAGTCATACATTCCATTCTCCATGATGACCATCCCAATTATGATCCCCAAGACATCAAGGCCAGTGGCATGACTTGGTTTTATGTCCATACTGCCAATAATAACTATAAAAGCTAGAAACTGTATAACTACATGCTGTCATCACTGTAGCAGCTACAGTGTAGCTCATAAGAATGTCAATGTTCACACTTCACTCTGTAATGATAGACATAAAAAATACATCATTGGGCCACACTTGAAGAACCAATAGAAACCAATCAGCCTACCAGAATCCACACACTAATGAATGAGACTTTTTCTTATTGTTGGTCGGTGTGGCCGTTCATATCACTATAGATACAGTTGTTATTATAGTTATTGTTGGCTGTGTGGTCAGATATTTCGTCTCTTCATGCAACTCCCTGACTTCTCAAGAGAGTCCTCATGGGGCAGAATGGGTTAAGGAGCAGACATGTCTGTTATATGAGGTGCGTGTCTCATGATGTTCTCTGCTTTGGCCTGCTCTCTCAGATGGAGGACCCAGCACTGATGGAAGAGTCCTCCACCCTGCTGGACCCCAGTGAGGTGGGCCGGGGAGCTCCGCTAAGGCTGGGGTATGTCACATGTGTCCACGCTGACACGGCTGCAGTCTAAGGCACAATAAGCCATTATAAACAATAAGATTGTTTAGACACATTCAGCATTTGTTAGTCAAAAAATGGACTTTGTTGTGGAAATAGTGAAATACAGTGGAGTTTAtgtacccatgctaaagttgacgaaaaagagagagaaaaaaaacatattttggaaattgatcttaatacctttatttttaaaaagcaacTGAAGATGAGGAAagatccaacctttaagaacaccaattttctttgtgaataaatagtttatcgtaaataaataaatgttcttccttaaaatacagggggcataagtatacACACTCCTATATTAatttcccatagaggcaggcatttgtatttttaaaggtCAGTTATTTCATGAATTCAggatactactgtatgtatcctgataaagttcccttgacctttggaattaaaatagctccacatcatcacatactcttcATCATACCTAAAGATTGGCATGATTTTATTTCGGCTAGCCTAATAGCtgttttgatttgcattgagagatgatcttatggaaagtaccccatgccaatctctaggaaACTTTAGTATGAGTTCATAAACTTATGAGCACGGCTGTACATGGGatcacatttatttttctcaGTCCCATCTATTGTATTTTTGCACTGATTGATTTTTGCACTTGTTActtgatatactgtaaataagcTACAATTCACAGGTTGAGTACTGCTGCTATAGAGCTCATATTGACTTGCTGCTGGTGCTTTCATGGGAAAATCCCTTTCAGACCTGAACATGTCGAAAGAGGATGTGTTTCTATGCTCAGTCAGTATTACAAAATGTTGTTGATTAAGCCAAGAAACCAGTCAGACTCACAGCACCAGTCTTTAAACATTGAGTTGCCAATATGTCAGACATGCAGAATATGTCTGTATACATGTGTGCGTTTTGCTTAGCTCTGTTTTCTTCAGcctctgttttctttgtttgtttacttccaGAGGCCAGTTAAgaaacaggaaaacaattttGATCATTCAGATATGTAGACGTAAAGAGCATTCTTTTGTATGGTTGTTTATCTCTTAATCTTCTAGTCATGGAGTGTTTTCACAAAGCGGGATTGCTGATTTTTCAGTCACAGTTGTATTCTTTCAGATTTACTAAATCAGGATTTCTAGTAAAGGTTAAGCAGGATTGACGGTATAAGTGATCTTTTGGGAAGTTGTAATGAAACTGACTGTTGCTCTCTCTGAAGGTTTGTTGCTGGGGTgatcgggagagagagaattcctACTTTCGAGAGAATGCTCTGGCGGGTGTGCCGCGGCAACGTCTTCCTTCGGCAGGCCGACATTGAGGACCCTCTTGAGGACCCAACTACAGTGAGTTGTCTGACCAATTGCCCAAGCAAAAATAGAAGTCCCACCGACATAGACCGCTCTTTAAGTTAAGGACTGCTTATTGCTACCCCTCAGGGAGAGTACAATTCCAACAGTCAATCCCTTGTCACTGCCTCCCTGCAGTGCAGAGTCCCTCTCATGTGCTCTTTTGCTCTTCTCTCCAGGGGGATCAGGTGCACAAGTCGGTCTTCATCATCTTTTTCCAGGGTGACCAGCTGAAGAACAGAGTGAAGAAGATCTGTGAGGGGTGAGTGAGCTTCCCTGCATGCAGACTACAGTACAAGTCCAGCCTCAGAACAGTGTGTTTTCTCCTTGTCTAGACAGTAGTTGTTAACGTCTGATATATGGGGGATAGACATCAAACTGTGTGCTGAGTAAATGCAGAGCTGCCTGTGATAAACACGTCTCTGGTTTATATTGAGACCAGCAGAGCTTTTGAGTGAGTGCCTGTAGCTTAGCAGGTGGTATTATACCAACATTAACAAGGTCACAAGGGCACCTCCTTGGAGTTCTGCTGTACCAGACTTGTTGTTCTAGATATGGCTTTGGCCAAGAACATGTCTCCTGAGAGGCGACAGGACTGAAAGGTTAGCTCCACATAACTGAAGAACTAAGCAGACGTGGCTCATGGGCCGTGTTCTCCCACAGGTTCCGAGCGTCCCTGTACCCCTGTCCCGAGACCCcacaggagaggaaggaaatGGCTGGTGGGGTCCACAGCCGCATCGATGACCTGCAGATGGTAAGACTGGCACCACTGGCCACTGCTTTGACCACACACTAGCCAGGCCCAAGGGCAGCCCTGGGTACAAAACACTATGCATTGCATTACTATattgtgtgtttcagacacATCATGGTTTCAAACAGATTTCATTGTTACTTCCAGGAGATGGCATTTTTTAAAAGTTGTTGTGTCCCGTAAGGAGTTCACAACACAACATTGTATGAACGTGTATGTAGATGTTCGTCATCTTCTGCAGTATGTGCATATAATGTTGCAGTGCTTTCAAGCTGAGATGAAAGTAGAGGTAACGGCTTATACCGTGGTGCTTAATAGTACCAGCTCTCCTATCTCCTCTCCTATCAGCTCATTATTCCactcatacgtgtgtgtgtgtgtgtgtgtgtgtgtatatgtatgtgtgtgtgccaacttTTGCCCTTGTGCCACacgtgcatctgtgtgcgtgtgtttctgtgtacgCACATGTTCTTGTGTACTTTGAATTTGTGATCCTTTGTCCCGGTGTGTACTCAGCTGCCAGACCCTTCAGCAGTGTAAATGGCAGGTCTACTCTGGAGAGTGGTAGTCCATTCTCTCTTGGTCCCAGTTTagcactctctgtctgtccccctTCTCGCCGTCCGTCCTGTAGAGCTCCAGGCGTCAGgcccgtgtgtctgtctgaccctGTCTCAGATGAGGCCAGTGTTGTGGGTTGTGGGTGCGGTCAGGTTATGCGTAAGTCACCAGGCCCAGATTCTTGATGTAGTACTGTTGGAGTAGTTCGTCAAGTCCTATTGAACAGTATTTCAATCAGTATTTTTTTGAGAGATGCATTTTCTGTGCTAAATTTCTTACCATTGGTGCAAAAAGTCCATTACCGGTCCAGGGTCAGGAAAAGGGCAGCAAAAATCTCTACAGACCCCTCACATCCTGGTCACAAACTGTTCAACCTCCTTCCCTCAGGGAGACGATATAGGGCACTGTTTGCCAAAACCAGACGTCTCAAAGACAGCTTCTTTCCTCAAGCTGTCACACTGTTGAACACTCAGAAATAGCACCCACCCTTACAACAAACAAAGTCAATCAACCTGTTCTGCTCATCTACCTCATATCATGTGCACTTCAGTATTACAATTACAATATTGTAACTGTATTATCATTGCACTGTACTGCCTTGtactatatttatatttcatcTTAAAGctcagtctatactgatactgcactattCCCGCCCTCTtttcaattgtatattgcatcctgcgtcttgcctgtgcctgttgtggtgtccacgaccatgcaACCTTGATAGGGACAACAAGGCCAcactccccctccggacaattgcattacCCTTTCCCACCCATAACAtctatttattttgaaatgtacATACTGCATTGCTTATTCtgcttattcttattcttatacatagcctcactgcccttattctattcttactgtttttttaatgttattgttgagtgttgagcAAATATTAACTGGAGTCAAATAATAcaactgattctgattctgataaaGTAAAGTAACCTTAATTATCAGTTAGTTATTCATGTAGATTATTAGTTAATTAATTTCTAACATATTGTCACATAGCTGCAAACAGTTTTTATTCTCTGCCAGCTGTATCAGTGGGCATTTCTCACCAAGCAGTGGCAGTTTGGGTGTGGTGAGGGATGATAAGGGGAGAGTTGGCACTGGGGCCAGTCAGTCCTGGCATTTGCCACACTAAAGCCAGAGGGGATAAGTGAATGGACACATGGGTATAATGACtgactggaggaggaggaggaatgcaTTGTTTTAGGATCAGCCTATCAAAGGGAGAGGCTCTAAGCAACATGATTTGATTGGCATTGCTGGCCTCCAATGGGGATTGGGTCAGGGAGCTATTACAGCAGGATCTGACCATTCCTCACCTTATTAGGGTAGGAAAAAGAGCTCTCgttcacgtgcacacacacacacacacacactgtctcacactggtcatcttcatcaaagaCATAGCCTTATGCTGATGGCTGTCTCTGTccttcgtacacacacacagctcatccaACAGACACTGTGTCCAGTGctgacactcacatacacatagtgGCCATGCCAATCTTAGTGCACCCATGGGGCCTTGCCCAATGCAGGAGGGACCTTTTCTGGGTGTCTGtccaacacagacatgcacgctcACTAAAcacccctccccaacccccacacccacacccacacacatccacccacgcACAGTCTCCCAGGCTGATCTCAATGTGTGTAAATAGCTACGGATTAGTCTTTACTTAGAGAGCGTGAGCGAGAGTAAGAGAAGGAGAAtgggagggagaggtagagggacggagagaaagagagagagggagagggagagagcgagagaaagacagcGGCAGAGTAAGATGATACACCCTCATGCATCGGACCAGTCGGGAATATTCtcgtggtgtttgtgtttggcggTCGCTACGAGGCGACAAGTGTGAAGGGGgaggggttgtgtgtgcgtgcgtgtgtgtgtgtgcgtgtgtgtgtgtgcgtgtgtgtgtgtgagatagaaagagagctCAGCAAACTAGCATGGGGGGTCTGGTTGGGTGTGAAGAGAGTAGCAGGCCCAGTGAGCTTGAGGTCCCCCTGTCATGGGACTACTTAGCCAACTGTAAGAGACACTACCACCAGTGAGTCACCGCACAAGTGTTCAAACAAATGTTTCCAGTAAAGGGGCTACGGAGGGCCAGAGGTAAAGcatgagaatatgtgtgtgtgtgcgcgagtgtgagtgagagggatgAAATGGGATGatggttgttgtttttgagagctgagagagagagatggagaaatgtcAGAGCAATAACCCCtctagggggtggggtggggtggaggggtgtttGGATGCAAGCGATGCCTGAGTTGCCTTTTGAGGGCTTGgcttggcttgtgtgtgtgtgtgattgtgtaagtgtgttttccAGCGTGGGCGAGAGTGTTTGGGGCATTCAGCCTGGCACCAGCTCCGCTTGCCCATCCCCGTGGGCACAGCTGGTAATGAGGGTGAGTCATATTGGCTCATACCTCTCCctacccgcccacacacacacacacacacacaacctgtggACAGATGAGCAAACATGGACCTCTACGGGACAACTTGTCCTCTTGTTCCCAGAAGCCTACGACAGCTACTGTAATACTCTTCACAGACAGCACTATGAACGTGCTGAAGTCCAAGTGTAACGgcacactgcagagagagaataGCCCCAGTGAGCACAGCTACACCCACTGCATCAGTAGGATGGAGCCTGCAGTGGGCCCATCTCAGCTCATTGTGCTCTAAAAAGCagcatgttggtgtgtttggtgtgatGTGTGCACCGCTCACTCCTTTAGAACTCAGAAAACACGGGTGAAGAGAATTCCTAAAATGCGTACTTGAACATCAGTAGCAGTGGCTACTGTGCCCTTACCACCTTTGGCCCATGTGCCCGTGGGGACCCGGATTCGAGTCTGACCCAAGTCATTTCTGGATTccaccccatctccctctcccagtcTCCTACTGTCAAGCTCTTCActgtcgtgtgcgtgtgtgcgtgtgtgcgcgcgcgcgtgcgtgcgtgggtgcgtgtgtgtgtgtgtgtgtgtgtgtgtgtgtgtgtgtgtgtgtgtgtgtgtgtgtgtgtgtgtgtgtgtgcgtgtgtgtgtgtgtgtgtgtttctcagctTCACTTCAACTGGCAAACTGCAAAACATGATGTTTTCAGTTTAGCTGACCAACTTCTGCTTATTTCTTGCTGTACTAACAGGCTCATCATCTTTGAGTTAAGCAATAGAGGTGAGGCTGGGCCTGCTAGTTCTACTGCAAAAGTGAccattttgtctgtgtgtgtttgtgtgtgtaggtactgaACCAGACGGAGGACCACAGGCAGCGGGTGCTGCAGGCGGCTGCTAAGACGGTGCGCGTGTGGTTCATCAAGGTGCGCAAGATGAAGGCCATCTACCACACGCTCAACCTGTGCAACATCGACGTCACCCAGAAGTGCCTCATCGCCGAGATCTGGTGCCCAGTGTCCGACCTGGACTCCATCCAGTTTGCCCTGCGGAGAGGAACGGTGAGAAtgtcactttgacacacacacaaacacacactcacaagggaAATGGTCATTTCCACACTAGGTCCATAACTGATGAGCATGTAGGCGTGCACAGAAATGAGCAAGTCTCTCATGAATCCATGAGGCTGACATGTAAACATTTTGGGTGCTTGTACCCAAATGTCAAATGCAGCCTTGGGGGCCCAGTAGTTAGTGCAGGTGGTGTGGAGAGTGTGGACTTATAAGGTCCAGTGGCATCCTAAGCTATGTCCAGGGGAGGACTGCACACACCCATAGAGGAGGGTAGTGACAGAACCCAGTGGACTGCTGTTTAGGCATTCCTAACGTGTTTGGGCCATGGGAGTGTGTGGCTCTGAGTCACTTAACCAACACACCCATCCAAAAACACTCACGTGCCCGCTGATTGGGATTTGTCTGATGTATGGCCGCTCATCTGAGCAGGGCAGGGGAAATTCTCATGCACGGGGGCTGAGTCACCACGAGCTCAAATAGATGCAGGGCCCCACGCTGACCTCTGCAGCCCCAGTGATCTGGGACGTCTCCACCATGGGCCGGCCTCCTGCTGCACCCACCGCAGGGGAATAATGCACACGGCAGCACTGAATGACTGACATGCTAGCACAGCATGGAcaggtgggcgtgtgtgtgtgtgtgtgtgtgtgtgtgtgggcgtgcgtgtgtgttgtgcgcttGTGTTTGTGCCCACCCGTGCCCTGTTTCACTTAGCCGAGGACCAGATTCCACAGGCTCATACAGAGCGCTGTTGCCTTAGCAGATCAGAGGTTAGGACGTaaagggcaaaggtcaccaGAGGGGGGTGGATGTACCAATTCGATGGGACCTCTGGGGAGCCTCCGATCACActttcctctctgtgtctcactctctctctgactgtgttcTGTTCAAGAGACAAACCTATGCTCTTCTGTGGCATCAGAATAAATGAACACTAAGACAACACTAAGGCTGTATTTATACCGGCAGGCCTTGAGAGTGGCCCGTATCATTTGCTCAACATTTGAGACAACCCACATGTGCACCAGAGGGATTTTACTTTCATTCCGGTGACCAAACATACAAGTAGCACTGCAAACGCACAAAATAACTCAAGCTTGCATTATTAGGCCATTTCAGTGGCAAGttgtttacttttgttttcAAAGTATCTTGACAAGCCTGCAAAATAGGCTACCGGTTGTTATtttgaggaaagaaagaagagcgCCTCATTACACCTTTTATTTCCTCCGTTCGGCCGGTCATGCATGTAAAGGCAACATTACgtgtaatgtaaatgtgaaaagctGAAAGATTGTGGCCATTTTCAACATTGGATATTCCTTTTCATCATTTTCAATTTACACAATCTGCCCGTTAAGGCGGCAGTTTCATTGGCACAAATCCGATTCATATCTGATTTATTTCCACATGAAACCGACCCCGATCTGAAAATATCGGAAtccatgtgtttttttcctgtttacacGTCCATGCTACACATAGGAATTGTGCCGCATTTGAGCAAAAGGTTCGAGCAGAGCCTTTTGCTGTGTCTATATGTCTCTCATATGATATAAAGGTTGGTTAAAAATGTTAAATCTTTAAGCAGTTTTATTATTGGCTCCGTTTATTTCAGTCCAAGGGTCTGGTCTGAAATTCCAATGGGTTTTAGAGACTTTGCATATTAGTGTTGTAAGCAGTTTAGTGTTGTCCCCTACAGTCGGCCCCCATATCTCCAGACACTGCCCTTGTAGTGTAGTCGTGGCCATGCTAAGTGTTCATGTAGACCCAAGTGTGAGTCACTAGTTTATGGCCCTGTTAGCCTTAAGGCCCCTACATGTCTAGTGGCCTATAATGGAATTGAAAGGGCCTATTGACACGTATCTACATGTATGTATATTACAGTCTGACATTATATATATCCTGAGAGAGATTTGaagtgtgtttagtgtttataTGTGTTGGCCTTTGGAGTGTGTGCGTCTCAGGAGAGGGAACTGTGGATGTATGAAGAGGCATTAGTGTGTGCGTCTCAGGAGAGGGTGCCGATGTATGGAGAGGCATTAGTGTGTAGATTAAAGCTCCTTGTTGGgagggatgctgtgtgtgctgctgcttcaGAAGGCCTGCATGCCGACACGACTTACTGCTGTCACGCAGTGCATTCCCTAGGCCCAGTTAGCCCCTTGCTATTTATATATGCTATTTATAtatgccacacatacacacacacacactaacactactgtacacatgtgctgtgttcacCAAGTAATGTTCTCTGGCATTCCATTGCCTTTTTGGTTTGGATGCTGAAAACCACTGTAATCCACATCTGATCTCGCAAAAGCCAAATCAAATCTGCTGACCAGTCAAGAGCAGCTCCAAGAGCGACCACATATCTCGGTCACGTTTAGTTCACCAGACCACATGGATCTCCGTTTCCAAGTATCGTTTTGTCATGTCTtgatatctatctgtctgtcagaAAACAGAACATTTCTAGACAAAAACAACAGGCGTAGCTTCCACAGACATGTCCTATGTCCATTCCACTGTACTTGGGTTCAATGTGAACCTACAGATCCAGCTATTTGGACACAGCTGGACTCCCTCTGACCTggccctgctccccccccccccctcccctgcaggAGAAGAGCGGCTCCACCGTGCCCTCCATCCTCAACCGGATGCAGACCAAGCAGACGCCGCCCACCTTCAACAAGACCAACAAGTTCACCTCGGGCTTCCAGAGCATCGTGGACGCCTACGGCATCGGCACGTACCGCGAGATGAACCCAGGTACGTGCACCTCCGCCCTCTCTAGTCTCTACACCACCCTCCCTAAGCCCACACCCCAGTGTTTGGCACGGATCCCAACAGGGAGCTTTCACAAGTGCTGACTTAAGAGATCCCAGTTCTACTGACACCTGCTACATCAGATCTCCCACCATCCACCATTCACTTCCAGTCAGAGCATCCGCGTGGGTGTGGTCAGGCAGTGCTGGGAAtcacttcctccttctctctgtctagcaCTAGGTCACTTCCAGTGAAAATGTTGGCAAAGCACTGCTAGTCATCATGCTTTGTTAAAACCATGCTGAGTTGGCATACAGCCTTAAAACATTCATTGCATCATGCCACCATGCGCTCAGATTGCAAAATTCAtatgccttacacacacacacagtatatcacCCTAAtctcccaactattagccgcggcttatacattgattttacactgtcctgcagcttacacacaatgtggctaatacacaagaaatgttggggtaacactccataataagggtccttaatgAATAGCAAATTAATTAATgcagaataaataaaataaataaaattaattaattaatgtttttcatcattaattaattaattagtcaTCTTTTTTGTCTGAACCTGAGCATCACCTTCAGTAGTTTTCGCATAAATTCGCTACATCTTTCAGCTTGCCTGTTTTATCGAGGACCTTTGTGAACCTTGtgatcattcatttccagtgtgagagacccatgttaatgatgaaaaaacaataacttgtggcaaatagatattttagtaacaaataacaaatattaacaaagggttagttaatgactagtttgctatttatttaggagccttattatggagtgttgcCAATGTTGGTTTAATGGTGCATTCCACGAAGTCTTCTGATTTATCTGGCTAATATGTCCGACCCACAGTATGTGGTCAGAGTGTGGTAGTGAGTCATGTGTGTTCAGTGaaagccatgtgtgtgtttcctcatgGTGTACTCATGTGTGGTTGTCCTGTGGTCGCGTCTCCTCAGCCCCATACACCATCATCACCTTCCCCTTCCTGTTCGCCGTCATGTTTGGTGACCTGGGCCACGGGGTGCTCATGACCTGTGCCGCCCTCTACCTGGTCCTGAGGGAGAACCGGCTCCTGACCCAGAAAAACGACAACGAGGTACCAGACCCCCAGTCCATCCCCACCCCGCCATCCTCAGTCATGTCATCACATCGCacatcacactcatcacacCTTCACtggtcacacactccctctctgctctgagcCTGGGGCCAACTCTGTCCCTCAGAGATGCTGCTCAGACTGCTTGGTGTGGAACCCC
Encoded here:
- the atp6v0a1a gene encoding V-type proton ATPase 116 kDa subunit a isoform X1; the protein is MGELFRSEEMTLAQLFLQSESAYCCVSELGEIGMVQFRDLNPDVNVFQRKFVNEVRRCEEMDRKLRFVEKEIKRANIPVVDTGENPEIPLPRDMIDLEATFEKLENELKEINTNQEALKKNFLELTELKHILRRTQQFFDEVRAGSASGSGSRSGRMEDPALMEESSTLLDPSEVGRGAPLRLGFVAGVIGRERIPTFERMLWRVCRGNVFLRQADIEDPLEDPTTGDQVHKSVFIIFFQGDQLKNRVKKICEGFRASLYPCPETPQERKEMAGGVHSRIDDLQMVLNQTEDHRQRVLQAAAKTVRVWFIKVRKMKAIYHTLNLCNIDVTQKCLIAEIWCPVSDLDSIQFALRRGTEKSGSTVPSILNRMQTKQTPPTFNKTNKFTSGFQSIVDAYGIGTYREMNPAPYTIITFPFLFAVMFGDLGHGVLMTCAALYLVLRENRLLTQKNDNEIFNMMFGGRYIILLMGVFSIYTGIIYNDCFSKSLNIFGSSWSVRPMFQESIRGGGNWTFQTLEDNRVLQLDPAVRGVFGGPYPIGIDPIWSISTNKLTFLNSFKMKMSIILGVIHMLFGVTLSLFNHLYFKKPLNIYLGFIPEVVFMCSLFGYLVLLVFYKWIAYDAKTSQEAPSLLIAFINMFLFNYNDPTNKPLYRGQSVIQTFLVLIALACIPIMLIVKTLVLRRQYLWRRNLGTQNFGGIRVGNGPTEDEAEIIQHDQLSQHSEEEPEFNFGDVAVHQAIHTIEYCLGCISNTASYLRLWALSLAHAQLSEVLWGMVLKIGLASRSFGGVFVLTAIFGAFATMTVCILLIMEGLSAFLHALRLHWVEFQNKFYCGQGFKFLPFSFDNILEGKSED
- the atp6v0a1a gene encoding V-type proton ATPase 116 kDa subunit a isoform X2; translated protein: MGELFRSEEMTLAQLFLQSESAYCCVSELGEIGMVQFRDLNPDVNVFQRKFVNEVRRCEEMDRKLRFVEKEIKRANIPVVDTGENPEIPLPRDMIDLEATFEKLENELKEINTNQEALKKNFLELTELKHILRRTQQFFDEMEDPALMEESSTLLDPSEVGRGAPLRLGFVAGVIGRERIPTFERMLWRVCRGNVFLRQADIEDPLEDPTTGDQVHKSVFIIFFQGDQLKNRVKKICEGFRASLYPCPETPQERKEMAGGVHSRIDDLQMVLNQTEDHRQRVLQAAAKTVRVWFIKVRKMKAIYHTLNLCNIDVTQKCLIAEIWCPVSDLDSIQFALRRGTEKSGSTVPSILNRMQTKQTPPTFNKTNKFTSGFQSIVDAYGIGTYREMNPAPYTIITFPFLFAVMFGDLGHGVLMTCAALYLVLRENRLLTQKNDNEIFNMMFGGRYIILLMGVFSIYTGIIYNDCFSKSLNIFGSSWSVRPMFQESIRGGGNWTFQTLEDNRVLQLDPAVRGVFGGPYPIGIDPIWSISTNKLTFLNSFKMKMSIILGVIHMLFGVTLSLFNHLYFKKPLNIYLGFIPEVVFMCSLFGYLVLLVFYKWIAYDAKTSQEAPSLLIAFINMFLFNYNDPTNKPLYRGQSVIQTFLVLIALACIPIMLIVKTLVLRRQYLWRRNLGTQNFGGIRVGNGPTEDEAEIIQHDQLSQHSEEEPEFNFGDVAVHQAIHTIEYCLGCISNTASYLRLWALSLAHAQLSEVLWGMVLKIGLASRSFGGVFVLTAIFGAFATMTVCILLIMEGLSAFLHALRLHWVEFQNKFYCGQGFKFLPFSFDNILEGKSED